The Synergistales bacterium region GACGGAGCCGCAAACTAACGGTAGATATCCCGGCAAAGGAGGTGATAGGGCGTCGTCGGAAGGCCTGTCGGCTTGTGCCGAGGTGAGACAGGGTAGGAATCACGCGTACTCCGGATGGTTCGGTTTGAAAGGCTGTACAAAGCGAGAAAGGGAGGTCATTTCATGGTTGCGCAGGAGAGCAAGGCTCCAAGTCTCGGCTTATCGCTCGGTGTCTTTGCGCTAGCGGCTGTCATCATCAGCTACGGTGTCCTCGGGCTCGGTGTGGACGCCCATATTCCCATTGTTCTCTCCGCCTTCGTCTGTGGCATTGCCGGCCGGTTTGTCCTCGGCAAACCCTGGAAAGAGATTGAAGAAGGCGCCCTGAACGCGATCTCGGTGGCGTTGCAGGCCATCACGATCCTCATGATCATCGGCATGGTGGTCGGCATCTGGCTGCAGTCCGGTGTCGTGCCCACGCTGATCTACTACGGTCTCGATATCCTCTCGCCGGGGATCTTCCTCCTGGCCACACTGCTCATCACCTCCATTGTCGCCATCTCCACCGGTTCGTCCTGGACGACCACGGCGACGGTGGGCGTGGCACTGATGGGTGTGGCCAACGGTCTGGGTATCCCCGCGCCGCTGACGGCGGGCATCGTCATCTCCGGGGCATACTTCGGCGACAAGATGTCCCCGCTGTCGGACACCACCAACCTGGCTCCCGCCGTGGCCGGAGCGGAACTCTTCGACCACATCCGGGCCATGGTCTGGTCCACCGGCCCGACCTACATCATCGTGGCGATCATCGCCATCGTCTTCGGGATGCAGTTCGCCGCCGGCGACCTCAACGCCGAGCGGATCAAGGCCATCCAGGACATGATGGTGGCCGAGACGCACATCAACTTCTGGAACTTCATTCCGCCCCTGCTCGTTATCGGTCTGGCCGTCAAGAAGTTCCCCGCCATCCCCGGGCTCTTCAGCGGCGTCCTCGCGGCGGCGGTGCTCTCCTTTATCTACGGCAGCGGCCTCGGCGACGTGATCGGCGCCATCCACTACGGCACCTCCACCACCGTGGCCAGCCAGTTCGCCGATGCCGGCGGAACGGAGGCGCTCAAGACGCTGCTCAGCGAGTACAGCCTCTCCATGACGCCCGAGATGGCCAAGGATGTGGGAGGTCTGATCAGCAGTCTGATCTCCGGCGGCGGGATGGACTCCATGATGTGGACCATCAGCCTGGTCTTCGCGGCGCTCTTCTTTGGCGGCTCCATGGAGGCCTGCGGCTTCCTGGAGGTCATCGTCGGCGCCATGACCAAGAGCGTCAAGACTGTAGGC contains the following coding sequences:
- the nhaC gene encoding Na+/H+ antiporter NhaC is translated as MVAQESKAPSLGLSLGVFALAAVIISYGVLGLGVDAHIPIVLSAFVCGIAGRFVLGKPWKEIEEGALNAISVALQAITILMIIGMVVGIWLQSGVVPTLIYYGLDILSPGIFLLATLLITSIVAISTGSSWTTTATVGVALMGVANGLGIPAPLTAGIVISGAYFGDKMSPLSDTTNLAPAVAGAELFDHIRAMVWSTGPTYIIVAIIAIVFGMQFAAGDLNAERIKAIQDMMVAETHINFWNFIPPLLVIGLAVKKFPAIPGLFSGVLAAAVLSFIYGSGLGDVIGAIHYGTSTTVASQFADAGGTEALKTLLSEYSLSMTPEMAKDVGGLISSLISGGGMDSMMWTISLVFAALFFGGSMEACGFLEVIVGAMTKSVKTVGGMVTSVVVSCFVSNLFLGDQYLSLVIPGRMFKETFEEKGLAPRMLSRALEDAGTLTSVLVPWNTCGAYQAAVLGVPTLAYVPYAFLNYLNPFVSIIISYMKWGVYWRKSDGTDVVARKKPEDSAV